The DNA segment TTGCagggaggcaacggggttattaattgataacgctattaggtttggcaccctcacaccgtaccggggaggacgggcgtgaactaattaccttaaccactcgaccaatgtttgatagagtattggggaagggcaaataatctggagccatctgcggtaatcgagttattaaCAGCATCGAATCTCTGAATTGTTTTAAactcatatctggtaactaaatgtgttaacaaactttgaactcaccagcgtcgtctgacacacttgtctgcatgcttgcaggtcgttagattcatGGTTATGGAACTTGCTATCTTGGAGTGCTGGAGTAGTCACGGGTCGTGGCTCTTGGATACATGTTCATTGTTTTGCACATTTGTTTTGAAACACTTGAATAACGatttacttatgcttccactGAACGTATTTGTTTTAAGTTATGATTTGGAATTACTTTATTAAATAAATTGAAACTTTTATTTAATGTCTTATTATAGtttaatgtgattggtggctggatcctggtacgtcacacgtcccgcggtgttcccgcatgtggtattttgggggtgtgacaaagtggATCCATACAAAATGGCTACATTCAGGAGGACAAAAAACGTTAACTAAATTTTATATCAATTTTGATGTAATATAGTCAGAGACGTATCTGAGAATTCACATACCCTGTTTGAGCTTGAAAAAATGTGCAATTCCgttatgttttgttattatttaaaaaaaaaaaacaaattagtaTTGGGTTCAATAAACCTAATTCCTAGTGGGCTAAATTCTaaccataaaaaatgatttgtaaatggacctatattgaaagtggtatgtgtttactatttacttatttagaaaaaaaataacatataccATCAAAGCCTCCCATGAATATGGTCACCCATCTAGTTCAAGTTTAACGATTTTAGAAAACTAACTGTGAACAAATTTATCAACAACCATCACTTATCACTTATAATATTCCTCTAGTTCACATAGTAGAATCTGCTTGTAATATATGCTAGTGATTGTGCGGGAAAATCGATGAAATGGTTCAATTCAATCTGACAGAAAAGAAGGTGTCCTCAGATCTCGGACCCGGCGTTAAAGATTTAACACTAAAGTCTAAAGGTGGGGTTGGGGTGCGTGGGTGTTGGTGATATGTTTATGTATTTTAATATAGACGTTGTTAGAATAAGGGCAATTTGGTAAATTCATACTAATATGACTGAGCAAACTAACAGCCATCCACTTAGgggactatctgagtaacaaacGATCAAATCAAAGGAAACGTATATACTATTTTGAAAAGGTGGGGACAAAAGATGAAaaatgacaaaccacagggaccatctgggcaattaactctaaaaaaaatTAGGAAGTGTAATATACATATTTTCGAGCGTTTTGAggcagaaaaatgaaaaaaagtgCCGCGTGTTTTTTAGAATAAAAATTCATGTGTTACATATATGTAACAGCATTAGAAGCTAAAACTGTAGATGTGTTACATATGTAACATGTTAGTGTTTATTCTTTAAAAAATCACTTGGCGCCTATAGTTTGGCTCAAAACATTCTCCCATATGTATATTACATGCcttaaaaaaggaaaaagaaaatgTTTTTTACAAGATGTAACAGAGAGTTTTTCCGAGTTTCCTCAACTAAGATGGGTTttctatttttaattttttttctctctatatatatagagagagaaataGATTTAGCATGGACCGTATATAAAAGGAATGTGATTTAAAAAACGTCATGGAGCTAGACAAAAGGAACAATTTTGGATTTTACCCATTTTGTGTTTCCAACCATTTAATTCCTTTATGGTATAACCTTTATAAAAGCTAAGACGATTTGTAATGCCTTTTAAAGGGCATTTTCTGCATCAGTATTATAACATCGTTTTAAAAATGTGTAATAGTTGACAGACCGTGTCGTCCCAATGTTAAAAACCcaattaacctaggtagctagggtaaatcgattatcgtatccacgaagagcatgtggtcagtatcacACTAGTTGTTCGATTGTCTAAACTACTTATAAACAAGTGTACAAAATACTTATGAAACTTGCtaattttctttgtttgtttatttggttggTTGAAAAGGCGTCGGAGTAAACCGACAAGTTACTATTAACTATAAAAAATACAGATTACATTAATTATTGCAAAACTGGATTACTTGATTGAAAACACGGATTGGGAATAAGGATCACACCCGGTTCGATAATTGCaaaacctagggtttctacacgttttaacttgattcagctgcatatagtgattaacgaATTTAGTGTTACATAGCTTAGGTGCCAAAAgctatcaacgtcatagacaacAAACCGCAATGCACTTTTTTACTAAGAACATGTAATTCCTAACCTAAgataaggcataattgcacataaccatttcgcaaagtcaaattttatcATCACTCGATAATTTTACGAATTAAAAACAAATGTAAGATAATTATCAAAGGTTTCGAATACTAAACAACTTGTCACGAAATCAAATCAAATACATAATGTTGAAACCCTATAATTCTTATAAaaatctacaccggggtgaaacgcGGAGAGACTAGTCGCTCATGGTTTATGCTTCATGAACACCAGGTGACGAACACGAACACCGAGCCATGATCTTGAGTCTTGGAGGAATGAAGaaggttagggttagggttagggtttggatggtgaGTATGGATGGATGGAGATGATGGTGAATGATGATGGTGGAATGGGTGAGGGTTAGAGATGATGGAGGTTAGGTTAGGGTTCGAGAGGTTAGGGAGAAGTTCGATGTGTAGGAGATGATGAAAGATGGCTCCAAGATGTGTTCATATGCTCAAAAACCCGTAACTCCTTTAATCCCCATTCAATTTTCGGTCAAAAACAAGTCAAACCAACTTTTTAGCGTCAACAATATGGAGAAGGCATCGCTGACGGGCAACTAGGGCATCGCCGACGCGTTGCCTGGCCTCAGTTTTCTCCGGACGCGCTAACATGCTATCTACGCACAAGTTTTACCGACGGGGCTTTCTGGAGAGCGTCAGCGATTACCTCTCTAAAACCTGTTATTCTGATTTTGTTGTTTTGCATGTCCGGTTGATCCGTTTTCCGTCTCGATGCTCCGTAAAGTTCCGAAATGCTTCTTAAACTTCGTTAACCTACAAAAACACAAATCAaagtaggcaattcgaaactCAATTTTATGTAAAAAACACAAACTTTACATAATAAAGCATCGGTTTTCAATCACGCATCAATAGTTAACATGCCCTTACAATAATTACTTTCCGTTTTGTTTTCTCTTCGTTGGGCATTATACTAGAAATGTCTATCCCTATTTCATTCACCTATAATGCCCAGAGGGACGGTGTTATGAGTCTTCTCCTTCACATCCCTATAATGCCCTACTGCGCCTGGCCTAATAATGGTATAACCTCTATAAAAGCTAATAAAGCATAGAAAAGTTACTTGGGTTTTAAAAAATAGTGAAACTaaacaaaaatgtgttttacttgTTTTACCCGTTTCACCATTCCAATTATTTAACTCATTTCTTTTCTACATGTGACAAACCTCTAGCATCTCAATTCTTAACGTCATCAATGGGTGAAGGTTAAGTGATATACACTACAATCAAATTGTTGGAAGTTCAAATCCTCAAGTGTTCATGTATTTATTCTAAAATATCaagatatttttattaaaaaaatatatcccAATCATTAAttagtatttatcttttttttttttttttgaaaagggCGAAATTATAATAAAAAGAGATGAGCAAGCAGCTCAAAAGTACAGAACAAAAATAAGAGGACAGATACAGAATAGATATAGCATGCTAAATTGGAAAATCTGTATACTTGAAGCCCTTCCATTTCGCCCAATCCATGTTAGAATATCCAGCCCGAGATTTCACCCAAGAGAACGAGTTTGCCTTGATGTCACTTATTATCTTAGCAATCTGGGGAGCTTTATGATTGAAGATAAGATTATTTCTTGTTCGCCAGATGTTCCAACATGCTGCAGCCATGACTGTTTCGATCGCCCTTTTTGTTGCCTTGTTTGttttgtgtgctttgataagttCCAGTAATTGTACGACACTCAGAGTGTAGCGCGGGATGGTTATGTTTAGCCACTGGAAGATCAGGCACCATACGTGTTGAGCGAAATCGCAAGTGACGAGTAGGTGGTCTACCGATTGAATCGTATCGTTGCATAGGGCACACGTGGAGGATGGCAGCGATACTCTCCTCGTTAGCAATGCTTCTCTTGTCGGGATTCGATCTTGTACAACCCGCCATAGGAAACAGTTTACCTTTTTCGGGATCCAGTGTGACCAGGTTAATAGTTTTGCTTCAGGGATAACGTTTATATGATCCAATTCTGCCCGCAGGTTGCAGACAGTGAACTCCTCACAGGTTGGGCCCGATTTCCACAGCCAGTAGTCCGATTCTTGCCCGAGGCCAGCTGTGCATAGCAGGGTTTTACATGCAGCCCAGTCCGTGAGATGTTCCTCCCGGGTGAGAGGTGTGGAGCTACCCCAAAACCATTCTGTCGAGCCTTGAGAAGTTCTGTACCGCTGCTGGACTGTACATCTTTTATCGGATTCAAGTGTGAACAGGCTAGGAAAGATGTCACGTAAAGGCCTGTTACCCACCCAATTGTCCAGCCAGAACAGTGTTTTGTTACCCAAACCGACTTTCACTATCATCCTTTCTTTGACATTTACGACCAGATTTTGCGATACACTCCCCGAGTTGACAATGGATTTCCAAACCCCGTCAATTGAGCTCTTCATAGGGATGTAGGAGTGACACCTTGCTCCACAGTGTATGGCTGATATCAATCTTGCCCAAAGCATCGAAGTTTCGGTCTTATACCTAACATGCCATTTAATCATGAGGGATCTTCATGATTAACATGCCATTTGTATTTATCAATGAACCAAAGCTCACTTCATATACTTTTTACATGTAAATCATTAGGGATCTTTATCATTTTTCTCTCTCTAGTCACTATGACCAAACGTGAtgaaaaaaatcaaacaagtcaACTTTCATAAATGCTTCAAGTCAACATAAAAAATGGAAAGCGTGTTAGTTTAAGTGTGTGTAATGATTATTATAAATAAACTTATTCTTTAAGTTACATAAAACCCCAACTTTTATTAAAAAGTATTCAACTTTATAAAAGGTGTTATTCGTCAATATACGAACGGAGATAATATCTCATAACCGGTAACATCCAACATGAATAAGTTTTAATAAGTAAAATCAAACGATACAAGAAAGGCATCTTATATTTTAATTAAACCATTGTAGTATGTCTAAATACGTAGGACGCTATATATTTAGCATACTTTAATCAATAAACAGTTAGTTGATAATTTTAATAAAGATGGAATTTAATAAAGACTTAAGAGCCAAATTCACGCATGTTTTAAGACCCACCTTGTTTTTTTTACGGCCAATGAATCTTTTAAATTGGCTACTGGAAATTCActacatcgggatacactcgtctTTGAactggggaaaaccctcacctagggcagaagcccgtgaacactcgcccaaaggcacgacagtgcggtaaGGTAAAACTcattcagttcaaggatcgaactagcgatcgccacctactcgcctagtctcccatcatcaccaggtgccgctgAAAACTAATGGGGAGGagcaggaattgaacttgggtctctTGGAAACTCAAGTCTCTCTcttaccactccaccacaagCTCATTAGCTAAGACCCACCTTGTTGAAGTTGATTACTTCATAGTGTATACTAATAATTTACTTATTCTAACAATCTCATTAAGCTAAGTAAAAAATGTCTCAACTGAACAACTTATTATCAGCTATATATCTCTCGCAATTTTACGATGTGTGCATTGACAAACATACAATCAAGCTAATCAACAACATCGGGTACAAAAAAATAACATGAATAAGCTTTCAACACTTTTAAAGAAACATGCAAAGATTTAgagttgtaaacgaaccgaaagTTCAGCGAATAGTACGTGAAActtttggcgggaagttcgttaaTGTTCATTgcttaataaatgaacgaacacgaacatgaaaTTCCGTTCGTTaagttaaacgaacgaacacgaacaaagttgtgttcgttcgtttatgttcgtgaacgctCTGTTATGTTCACTCTTTTATATttaggataaattacacttttcgtcctttatgtttgtaccgaaTTGCAatagatagcctttaacttcaataattacagtcacagtcctttatttgcaaaactaattacagtcacagtcctttatttgcaaaactaaTTACACTTTACATCCTTTAACACTAATTAGATTAAATTTTTTAGTTAAGTTTATTCATGTAAGGGTATTCTGGTCAATTCAtgcttttatttaaataaaacaaaaaaattacatatatatatacacatattataTAAAACTCTCCTCTTCCCTGTATCTTTTTCTCTCGCCACCACCATCAGCTACCCCCACCTCCCGCCCGCCACCAACCCACACCACCACCCGTCACCATCAAAGATGCAAAAAAGCAATTCTTCTCTTTTCAGATGATTTATCCTTAACCTTCAATAAAGTGGAAGTGTGCACAATAAAGAAACGAACAGAATTGCACACGCATTTAATCAAGCTGAATAAAACATGGAACAAAATCCCATATCCCCATTTATTGTTTTAACCCAGTTCAAACCCACTTGAACCGTACAACAACCCCCATGAAATGCACTTACAAACCCACTTTCAAGATTCATCACAGATCCATAATTTATGCAGCAATTGTCAAAGAATAACAAGTAATCTTTGGAGAAAATGAGTTACAACAAAAACCCACTTTCAATTTCAAACCTTACATGTTGGAAAAGAATGAATCTGTTCACAAAGCTCTTGATTATCCCCATTTATTGTTTCTAGGGTTTAAGTTCAAAACAATTAAGAACCTCAAAATGGAACAACTCTTTCCATTCCCTTCTACCTCATCTCTAGCAAACAAAGCCCTAAATCCATTGTCATCGCCGCCATGTCACCACCTCAATCTGACAACCCCACCACCCGATCCCACAAATCCAGTCACCGTCGGATTCGCCGTACAACCTCACGTGCCTTGATTCCGGCGAACGAGATGAAGTTGTGGTGGTGGTTTCGGAGATGGTTATTCtgattgtggtggtggtggttgatggtgCCTCACCAAAATCTAGAGAGAGGGGAGGAGAGTTGAGGAGAGAGGGAATTGTGTGTGTTAAAGAGAGAATCTGAGATATatgattttaattattttttcttatttttttatacTGAAATGTTTCTTAAATAAAATGGTAAAAGACATATTTGTCCTCATGTAGGGTCCCCAAGACTAGATTTAACCAgaaaaactaactaggttagtgctaaaggacctaAAGTGTAAAGCTTTTaacaaataaaggactgtgactgtaattattgaagttaaaggctatccgttgcaatccgatacaaacataaagaacgaaaagtgtaatttaccctttacaTTCGTTCATTTAAAGATTTTTATATGTCAGTatttttgtttattgtttttaaAAATTTGCAACCCTAGTTATACAATATGTCTCCCCAAACATCAAACATCACTCATTTGACCAACTATGCTAAGTGCTTATTTATTTTGGTGGAATTTTTGCAATCTTTGTGATAAAAAATGCGTGtattcatttgtgttcatttatgttcatgaacatttgtttgAGTTCATTTGCGTATcaatatccttaataaacaaacacgaacaaggttTTGAACCCTATGCAAAGTGGTCAATGTTACGtatcttatttattttagttttattactATTGTTAAGTCAAGGGATTAGGATGTTATTTTGGTTTAGTTTGGGGGTGTCTTGTGTAAGTGTCTTGTTTATTTAATTGGTTTACGTATGGAATGAAAATCAGCCAGAATTTGAGTCAAATTTCCTT comes from the Helianthus annuus cultivar XRQ/B chromosome 4, HanXRQr2.0-SUNRISE, whole genome shotgun sequence genome and includes:
- the LOC110933433 gene encoding uncharacterized protein LOC110933433, with translation MKSSIDGVWKSIVNSGSVSQNLVVNVKERMIVKVGLGNKTLFWLDNWVGNRPLRDIFPSLFTLESDKRCTVQQRYRTSQGSTEWFWGSSTPLTREEHLTDWAACKTLLCTAGLGQESDYWLWKSGPTCEEFTVCNLRAELDHINVIPEAKLLTWSHWIPKKVNCFLWRVVQDRIPTREALLTRRVSLPSSTCALCNDTIQSVDHLLVTCDFAQHVWCLIFQWLNITIPRYTLSVVQLLELIKAHKTNKATKRAIETVMAAACWNIWRTRNNLIFNHKAPQIAKIISDIKANSFSWVKSRAGYSNMDWAKWKGFKLTKFKKHFGTLRSIETENGSTGHAKQQNQNNRF